A genome region from Crossiella equi includes the following:
- a CDS encoding ABC transporter ATP-binding protein: protein MSTPLVHARGLTKRFGALTAVDRLDLDLHGGEVLGFLGPNGAGKTTTLRMLLGLTRPTAGTATLFGHDAWSQPVPAHQHVGYLPAEFALHANLTGRANLEHLRRLRGAPSQSYRHRAGELAERLDADLDRPLHTLSSGNKRKVGIIAALVHTPRLAVLDEPISGLDPLVQKEFHAIVGELRAAGTGVLLSSHALPEVERVADRVAIMRSGRLVACERTDVLLGKAVLRFEVTFPDPAEAVSFLQRSEQLATVSCLAREDAVVRFAVEGAITEVVSVLGAHRVLALRTPEAELEDVFLRYYSPMTEELR, encoded by the coding sequence ATGAGCACCCCTCTGGTGCACGCGCGCGGGCTCACCAAGCGCTTCGGTGCGCTCACCGCGGTCGACCGGCTCGACCTCGACCTCCACGGGGGCGAGGTGCTGGGTTTCCTGGGCCCCAACGGTGCGGGCAAGACCACCACGCTGCGCATGCTGCTCGGCCTGACCCGGCCCACGGCGGGTACCGCGACCCTGTTCGGGCACGACGCCTGGTCCCAGCCCGTGCCCGCCCACCAGCACGTCGGCTACCTGCCCGCTGAGTTCGCTCTGCACGCCAACCTCACCGGCCGGGCGAACCTCGAGCACCTGAGGCGGTTGCGCGGTGCGCCGTCCCAGTCCTACCGGCACCGGGCCGGCGAGCTCGCTGAGCGGTTGGACGCCGACCTGGACCGGCCGCTCCACACCTTGTCCTCGGGCAACAAGCGCAAGGTCGGCATCATCGCCGCACTGGTCCACACTCCACGCCTGGCGGTGCTGGACGAACCCATCAGCGGGCTGGACCCGTTGGTGCAGAAGGAGTTCCACGCGATCGTGGGTGAGTTGCGCGCCGCCGGCACCGGGGTGCTGCTGTCCTCTCACGCGCTGCCGGAGGTGGAGCGGGTCGCCGACCGGGTCGCGATCATGCGATCGGGACGGCTGGTGGCCTGTGAACGCACCGATGTGCTTCTCGGCAAGGCCGTGCTGCGCTTCGAGGTCACCTTCCCCGATCCTGCCGAGGCGGTCTCCTTCCTTCAGCGATCGGAGCAACTCGCGACGGTTTCCTGCCTTGCCAGGGAAGACGCGGTGGTCCGCTTCGCCGTCGAAGGAGCCATCACCGAGGTGGTCAGCGTGCTCGGTGCACACCGGGTCCTGGCACTGCGGACACCGGAGGCCGAGCTGGAGGACGTCTTCCTCCGCTACTACTCCCCGATGACGGAGGAGCTCCGGTGA
- a CDS encoding AI-2E family transporter produces the protein MLVALVSGGLVDALLVLALIVVVQTLEGNVLQPLLLGSAVRPHALAVVLAVATGTVLFGVLGSLLAVPVLAVARAACTSSSPSEVRRLCNSGPVMAAVLVGGPIVMQSSGPQCRFWPIMGRSNALGRSTHAGRPPVRGREP, from the coding sequence GTGCTCGTCGCTCTGGTCTCCGGCGGGCTGGTCGACGCGCTGCTCGTCCTCGCCCTCATCGTCGTGGTGCAGACCCTGGAGGGCAACGTGCTGCAGCCGCTGCTGCTGGGCAGCGCGGTCCGGCCGCACGCCTTGGCGGTCGTGCTGGCCGTGGCGACCGGGACCGTGCTGTTCGGCGTGCTCGGTTCGCTGCTGGCGGTCCCGGTGCTCGCGGTCGCCAGGGCGGCGTGCACCAGCAGCTCGCCAAGCGAGGTGCGCCGCCTCTGCAACAGCGGCCCGGTCATGGCCGCGGTGCTGGTGGGCGGGCCAATCGTCATGCAGTCGTCAGGTCCGCAGTGCCGCTTCTGGCCGATCATGGGAAGGAGCAACGCTCTGGGAAGGAGCACTCATGCCGGCCGCCCTCCAGTCCGTGGACGGGAACCTTGA
- a CDS encoding glycosyltransferase, with protein MKALLVTHGTRGDVQPFLALAVALRAAGHQAILAAPASFATAAAEYGVEFMPLDEGPNRLLDDPVVREAMSNGYRGIRGKITAVRTAGRIKPLLADVLRDLTRLAHAEADVVVHSPTLPAQHLAERLGVPSVLATLQPGWVPTSALPCPMVPLPRLPKAFNRATYLTVSATLRAQAGPVNRWRTTELGLPHRRGGHHLLHEVTGARRLVLQAFSPLLAETAPDWPDTVHTTGFWHLPAPAGWTPPERLSAFLAQGQAPVYLGFGSMAGQHAAETARAVTAAVRRAGVRAVLATGWGGLAGVRDEDDLLVLDQAPHDWLFPRMRALVHHGGSGTTAAALLSGRPQVVCPFVADQPYWARRAHAVGIAPPPLPQRRLTADRLAEAIRHAVTDPGMATRAQALAGQARAETGADTAVELLVAHLHRVG; from the coding sequence ATGAAGGCACTCCTGGTCACCCACGGCACCCGGGGTGACGTCCAGCCCTTTCTCGCGCTGGCCGTGGCACTGCGTGCCGCGGGGCACCAGGCAATCCTGGCCGCTCCGGCCTCCTTCGCCACCGCGGCGGCCGAGTACGGCGTGGAGTTCATGCCACTGGATGAGGGGCCGAACAGGCTCCTCGACGATCCGGTCGTCCGCGAGGCGATGTCCAACGGCTACCGGGGCATCCGGGGCAAGATCACCGCGGTGCGCACCGCAGGCCGGATCAAGCCGCTGCTGGCCGACGTGCTGCGCGACCTCACCCGCCTCGCCCACGCTGAAGCCGACGTGGTCGTGCACTCGCCGACCCTGCCCGCCCAGCACCTGGCCGAGAGGCTCGGTGTGCCCTCGGTACTGGCCACCCTGCAGCCCGGCTGGGTGCCGACCTCGGCGTTGCCCTGCCCGATGGTGCCGCTGCCCCGGCTGCCCAAGGCGTTCAACCGGGCCACCTACCTCACCGTGTCGGCGACCCTGCGCGCGCAGGCCGGACCGGTCAACCGCTGGCGCACCACCGAGCTCGGCCTGCCGCACCGCCGCGGTGGTCACCACCTGCTGCACGAGGTCACCGGCGCCCGCAGGCTGGTGTTGCAGGCTTTCAGCCCGCTGCTGGCCGAGACCGCCCCGGACTGGCCGGACACCGTGCACACGACCGGCTTCTGGCACCTGCCCGCGCCTGCCGGCTGGACGCCACCAGAGCGGCTGAGCGCCTTCCTGGCACAGGGTCAGGCGCCGGTCTACCTCGGGTTCGGCAGCATGGCCGGGCAACACGCGGCCGAAACGGCGCGAGCGGTGACCGCCGCGGTTCGCCGGGCAGGCGTGCGGGCCGTGCTGGCCACCGGGTGGGGTGGCCTGGCGGGTGTGCGGGATGAGGACGACCTGCTGGTGCTCGACCAGGCGCCGCACGACTGGCTCTTCCCCCGGATGCGCGCCCTCGTGCACCACGGCGGCAGTGGGACCACGGCCGCGGCGCTGCTGTCGGGACGCCCGCAGGTGGTGTGCCCGTTCGTGGCCGACCAGCCGTACTGGGCCCGGCGCGCACACGCGGTGGGCATCGCCCCGCCGCCGTTGCCCCAACGGCGGCTCACCGCCGACCGGCTGGCCGAGGCGATCCGGCACGCGGTCACCGATCCGGGAATGGCCACGCGCGCCCAGGCCCTGGCCGGTCAGGCCCGTGCGGAGACGGGAGCCGACACGGCCGTGGAGCTGCTGGTGGCGCACCTGCACCGAGTTGGGTGA
- a CDS encoding TetR/AcrR family transcriptional regulator: MRSVSDLTARARIRDAALARFGGDGIAGTSVRAVAADAGVSPALVVHHFGSKDGLRQACDEHVLAMIRTGPVDNMSMGHGALAELLRAATPARRYLARALLDGSPAATALFTEIVDSTQQWLADGEANGAVNPTGDPRARAVVYVSWMLAPLVLAEQVGPLLGGDTAETATAVRGARAGLEMLTRGLFADDRWLSAFTEISAQESRS, translated from the coding sequence ATGCGTTCAGTCAGTGACCTGACGGCCCGAGCCCGGATCAGGGATGCCGCGCTCGCCCGGTTCGGCGGCGACGGGATCGCCGGAACCAGCGTGCGCGCGGTGGCCGCCGACGCCGGGGTCTCCCCGGCGCTGGTCGTGCACCACTTCGGCTCCAAGGACGGCCTGCGTCAGGCGTGCGACGAGCACGTGCTCGCGATGATCAGGACCGGTCCCGTCGACAACATGAGCATGGGGCACGGCGCCTTGGCCGAACTGCTCCGGGCGGCCACCCCCGCACGGCGTTACCTCGCCCGGGCCCTGCTGGACGGCTCACCCGCGGCCACCGCGCTGTTCACCGAGATCGTGGACAGCACCCAGCAGTGGCTGGCCGACGGCGAGGCCAACGGCGCGGTCAACCCGACCGGCGATCCTCGGGCACGCGCGGTGGTCTATGTCTCCTGGATGCTCGCGCCCCTGGTGCTAGCCGAGCAGGTCGGCCCGTTGCTGGGCGGGGACACCGCGGAGACCGCGACGGCCGTCCGCGGTGCCCGCGCCGGACTGGAGATGCTGACCAGGGGCCTGTTCGCCGACGACCGCTGGCTGAGCGCGTTCACCGAGATCTCGGCGCAGGAGAGCCGCTCATGA
- a CDS encoding HAMP domain-containing sensor histidine kinase → MSTARRLPGMTLRWRVAVAFGLVAFLITSVLAAATWGLASDYMLRQREQSALRQASVNVTLLDRSLREGAQSLDELLTGLTSGADSTILLRRADSWVTSGHQADARVLPQSFRELARQGVPATQRIRVHGEPALAVTLPITAERGSYTELFPLVALDRAFRFLSTLLIAGTLAAGLSGVLLGLWTSRRALRPLTEFTEAAARVAAGDLAARLPQHRDPDLAPLATTFNNTAQTLDDRVRQDARFASDVSHELRSPLTTMVNAVAVIHRRRAELPTPAQRAADLLASVVGGFQRLVVDLLEISRNYQTADDDDLELVDLGALVRNVVDDRSPAPELDLPSLAPLVLGDRRRLDRVLANLLDNAEAHAGGAVRVRLTGTGERARLEVEDNGPGVPGELRERIFERFARGSRSGQRGSDSGSGLGLALVAQHVARHGGAVWVEDRPGGGARFVVELPQAGG, encoded by the coding sequence ATGAGCACGGCACGGCGCCTGCCCGGGATGACGCTGCGGTGGCGGGTCGCGGTGGCCTTCGGCCTGGTCGCCTTCCTCATCACCAGCGTGCTCGCCGCCGCGACCTGGGGGCTGGCCTCGGACTACATGCTGCGCCAGCGCGAGCAGAGCGCGCTGCGCCAGGCCTCGGTCAACGTCACCCTGCTGGACCGCTCCCTGCGCGAAGGCGCGCAGTCCCTGGACGAGCTGCTCACCGGCCTCACCTCCGGCGCCGACTCGACCATTCTGCTGCGCCGCGCGGACAGCTGGGTCACCAGCGGCCACCAGGCCGACGCGCGGGTGCTGCCCCAGTCCTTCCGGGAGCTGGCCCGCCAGGGCGTGCCCGCCACCCAGCGGATCCGGGTGCACGGCGAACCCGCCCTGGCCGTCACCCTGCCCATCACCGCCGAGCGCGGTTCCTACACCGAGCTGTTCCCGCTGGTGGCCCTGGACCGGGCGTTCCGCTTCCTCAGCACCCTGCTGATCGCGGGCACGCTGGCCGCGGGGCTGTCCGGGGTACTGCTCGGCCTGTGGACCAGCAGGCGTGCGCTGCGCCCGCTGACCGAGTTCACCGAGGCCGCGGCCCGCGTGGCGGCGGGCGACCTGGCCGCTCGGCTGCCCCAGCACCGCGACCCCGACCTGGCCCCACTGGCCACGACGTTCAACAACACCGCCCAGACACTGGACGACCGGGTCCGGCAGGACGCGCGCTTCGCCAGCGACGTCAGCCACGAGCTGCGCTCACCGCTGACCACCATGGTCAACGCGGTGGCGGTAATCCACCGGCGGCGCGCGGAACTGCCCACACCCGCGCAGCGCGCCGCCGACCTGCTGGCCTCCGTGGTCGGCGGTTTCCAGCGGCTGGTGGTCGACCTGCTGGAGATCTCCCGCAACTACCAGACCGCCGACGACGATGACCTGGAACTGGTGGACCTGGGTGCCCTGGTCCGCAACGTCGTGGACGACCGGTCCCCCGCACCCGAGCTGGACCTGCCGAGCCTGGCCCCGCTCGTGCTGGGCGACCGCCGCCGGTTGGACCGCGTGCTGGCCAACCTGCTGGACAACGCCGAGGCGCACGCGGGTGGCGCGGTGCGGGTGCGGCTGACCGGTACGGGCGAACGTGCCCGCCTGGAGGTCGAGGACAACGGACCGGGCGTGCCCGGGGAACTGCGGGAACGGATCTTCGAGCGCTTCGCCAGGGGTTCCCGGTCGGGGCAACGCGGTTCGGACAGCGGAAGCGGGCTCGGCCTGGCCCTGGTGGCCCAGCACGTGGCACGGCACGGAGGAGCGGTATGGGTGGAGGACCGTCCCGGCGGCGGGGCCAGGTTCGTCGTGGAACTGCCACAGGCAGGGGGCTGA
- a CDS encoding copper chaperone PCu(A)C, whose amino-acid sequence MYLSLFNESDQPEALVGVHCPAAEQVRIRWDTTCDGRPEQVGRLPIRPGGTVPAVAGEGDGTVPAYRLELAGLTRPVLAGTTVPVALTFERAGMVTVDVYVRPRVDRVPAPRAPCPPGAGTG is encoded by the coding sequence GTGTACCTGTCGCTGTTCAACGAGTCCGACCAGCCGGAAGCACTCGTCGGCGTGCACTGTCCCGCCGCGGAGCAGGTGCGGATTCGGTGGGACACCACGTGTGACGGCCGACCCGAGCAGGTCGGCAGGCTGCCGATCCGACCCGGGGGAACGGTGCCCGCCGTGGCTGGTGAGGGGGACGGCACGGTGCCTGCCTACCGGCTGGAGCTGGCCGGGCTCACGCGGCCGGTTCTCGCCGGGACCACGGTCCCGGTGGCGTTGACCTTCGAACGCGCCGGCATGGTCACCGTCGATGTGTACGTGCGCCCCCGTGTCGACCGGGTGCCCGCGCCCCGCGCGCCGTGCCCACCCGGCGCGGGCACAGGTTGA
- a CDS encoding GbsR/MarR family transcriptional regulator, protein MPGAELERELEWVERVAAFLTADGIPPIAGRILGWLMICDPPEQSAAEISVAIGASRASLTTNLRMLLTLQLLIRRTKPGERTAYYQVDEQAWITVVRRQIASLATFTSITADGLDLIGPDSSRATRILAAQRVFTWMTEVFQNAPPPPDTR, encoded by the coding sequence ATGCCGGGTGCCGAACTGGAGCGAGAGCTGGAATGGGTGGAACGGGTGGCCGCCTTCCTGACCGCCGACGGGATCCCGCCCATCGCCGGCCGGATCCTGGGCTGGCTGATGATCTGCGACCCGCCCGAGCAGTCGGCGGCCGAGATCAGCGTCGCCATCGGTGCCAGCCGCGCCTCCCTGACCACCAACCTGCGCATGCTGCTCACCCTGCAACTGCTCATCCGGCGCACCAAACCGGGGGAACGCACCGCCTACTACCAGGTCGACGAGCAGGCGTGGATCACCGTTGTGCGCCGCCAGATCGCCTCCCTGGCCACCTTCACCAGCATCACCGCCGACGGGCTGGACCTGATCGGCCCGGACAGCTCGCGCGCGACCCGGATCCTTGCCGCACAACGAGTCTTCACCTGGATGACCGAGGTCTTCCAGAACGCGCCCCCGCCCCCGGACACCCGCTGA
- a CDS encoding helix-turn-helix domain-containing protein, with product MDIRGTAATMVLVPSTHATDPVLVGGQVRSCRRMRGLSLRETALRTGLSVAFLSMVENGQRLLDRRAHVLGLAAALAVSPAELTGWPDWPPARVPIPALLGALRVFLVAGPTALPPRTAPAALARAVRTAAALADRCDYEAVIDLLPGLLNRLHSHLAAGPERTRTRRMLVRTYLAAALPVLLELGLTDLARLALERACPHIDALDAPLLLAQRGYWRARIELRSGQVAAGRRELAAVHDLAGGRRITGTQAHQLLGAAHLLTAFASAGAGDATGARACLATAARHATAMDRAVAGLPFGPTHLGTNQLEVLALLGRTDEVCVRGPAALATADPGPMCQAVTHNVLGVSLAAVRGREQEALRHLLLAESAAPQRIQHNAHTRSAVAALLSRPPGGRGAGRSLRGLAFRLAVPGTG from the coding sequence GTGGACATCCGGGGCACCGCCGCCACCATGGTGCTCGTGCCCTCGACGCACGCAACCGACCCGGTGCTGGTGGGCGGGCAGGTGCGGTCCTGCCGCCGGATGCGCGGGCTGAGCCTGCGCGAGACCGCCCTGCGCACCGGGTTGTCGGTGGCCTTCCTGTCCATGGTGGAGAACGGGCAGCGGCTGCTCGACCGCCGCGCGCACGTGCTGGGCCTGGCCGCGGCGCTGGCGGTGTCCCCGGCCGAGCTGACCGGGTGGCCGGACTGGCCGCCGGCCAGGGTGCCCATCCCAGCGCTGCTGGGTGCGCTGCGGGTGTTCCTCGTGGCCGGACCGACCGCGCTCCCGCCGCGCACGGCCCCGGCGGCACTGGCCCGGGCGGTGCGCACGGCCGCCGCGCTGGCCGACCGCTGCGACTACGAGGCGGTGATCGACCTGCTGCCCGGCCTGCTCAACCGGCTGCACAGCCACCTCGCGGCCGGGCCGGAGCGGACGCGCACTCGGCGGATGCTGGTGCGGACCTACCTCGCGGCCGCGCTGCCGGTGCTCCTCGAACTCGGCCTGACCGACCTCGCCCGGCTCGCCCTCGAACGCGCCTGCCCGCACATCGACGCGCTGGACGCCCCGCTGCTGCTGGCCCAGCGCGGCTACTGGCGGGCCCGGATCGAGCTGCGTTCCGGCCAGGTGGCGGCCGGGCGGCGGGAGCTGGCGGCCGTGCACGACCTGGCCGGCGGTCGCCGGATCACCGGCACGCAGGCGCACCAACTCCTCGGCGCGGCGCACCTGCTCACCGCGTTCGCCTCGGCCGGTGCGGGTGATGCCACGGGCGCGCGGGCGTGTCTGGCCACGGCCGCCCGGCACGCCACCGCGATGGACCGGGCCGTCGCCGGTCTGCCCTTCGGCCCCACCCACCTGGGCACCAACCAGCTCGAGGTACTGGCACTGCTCGGCCGCACCGACGAGGTGTGCGTCCGGGGCCCCGCCGCGCTGGCCACGGCCGATCCCGGACCGATGTGCCAGGCGGTGACGCACAACGTGCTCGGCGTGAGCCTGGCCGCGGTCCGCGGCCGCGAGCAGGAGGCCCTCCGCCACCTCCTGCTCGCCGAATCCGCTGCCCCGCAACGGATCCAGCACAACGCGCACACCCGTTCGGCGGTCGCCGCGTTGCTGTCCCGCCCACCCGGTGGCCGCGGCGCGGGCCGGAGTCTGCGCGGACTCGCCTTCCGCCTGGCGGTCCCGGGAACTGGATGA
- a CDS encoding alpha-amylase family glycosyl hydrolase — translation MSTSTAGGPRGSPRSPDCFRGLGMDCLWLQPFHTTVLRDVGYDVHDYLGVETRLGDPADFAKLMGEADARGIRVVVDLVMQHTSLGCRAGRPRLATGIHWG, via the coding sequence ATGTCGACGTCGACGGCTGGGGGACCTCGTGGGAGTCCGCGATCGCCGGACTGCTTCCGTGGTCTCGGAATGGACTGCCTGTGGCTTCAGCCGTTCCACACGACGGTCCTCCGAGACGTGGGATACGACGTGCACGACTACCTCGGTGTGGAAACCCGGCTCGGTGATCCCGCCGACTTCGCGAAGCTGATGGGGGAGGCCGACGCGCGCGGGATCCGTGTGGTGGTCGATCTCGTGATGCAGCACACCTCTCTGGGCTGCCGAGCCGGCCGACCACGGCTGGCGACTGGCATTCACTGGGGTTGA
- a CDS encoding response regulator: MTAPHTDDPSPHLRLLLVDDDALIRAALGLALADENCRVIEADSGERALAVLETTAVDLVLLDVVLPGMSGLTLCRMLRARGDLPIILVTARDDTPDVLAGFEAGADDYVTKPLVASELAARVRALLRRAHTPPSTSRQVLRLGELTIRLDTRVVRKRDRLIRLTPTEFRLLTELAEAAGTVVRRERLLDRVWGPGYARDDRVLDAHVRRLRHKVEADPDRPELVRTVRGIGYQGAAPASGPACG, translated from the coding sequence TTGACCGCTCCGCACACCGACGATCCGTCTCCGCATCTCCGGCTGCTGCTGGTCGACGACGACGCGCTCATCCGTGCCGCACTCGGACTCGCCCTCGCCGACGAGAACTGCCGGGTCATCGAAGCCGACTCCGGTGAGCGGGCGCTGGCCGTTCTGGAGACCACCGCCGTCGACCTGGTGCTGCTGGACGTCGTGCTGCCCGGCATGAGCGGGCTGACCCTGTGCCGCATGCTGCGGGCCCGGGGCGACCTGCCGATCATCCTGGTCACCGCCCGCGACGACACCCCCGACGTCCTCGCCGGGTTCGAGGCCGGAGCCGACGACTACGTGACCAAACCCCTGGTTGCCAGTGAGCTCGCCGCCCGGGTCCGGGCCCTGCTGCGCCGCGCGCACACCCCGCCCAGCACCTCCCGCCAGGTCTTGCGCCTGGGCGAGCTGACCATCCGCCTGGACACCCGGGTGGTGCGCAAGCGGGACCGGCTCATCCGGCTCACCCCGACGGAGTTCCGGCTGCTCACCGAGCTCGCCGAGGCCGCTGGCACGGTGGTCAGACGGGAACGGCTGCTCGACCGTGTGTGGGGACCTGGTTACGCGAGGGACGACCGGGTGCTGGACGCCCACGTCCGCAGGCTGCGCCACAAGGTGGAGGCCGACCCCGACCGGCCGGAGCTGGTCCGGACGGTGCGCGGCATCGGCTACCAGGGCGCCGCGCCCGCGAGCGGGCCGGCGTGCGGCTGA
- a CDS encoding alpha-amylase family glycosyl hydrolase: MAFTGVEDDTWSCDEQAGQFCRHQFCSHQPDLNIANLAVREKVFRVWRSCCG; encoded by the coding sequence CTGGCATTCACTGGGGTTGAGGACGACACCTGGAGCTGTGACGAGCAGGCGGGCCAGTTCTGCCGGCACCAGTTCTGCTCCCACCAGCCCGACCTCAACATCGCCAACCTGGCGGTGCGGGAGAAGGTTTTCCGGGTATGGCGCTCTTGCTGCGGCTGA
- a CDS encoding response regulator transcription factor has translation MNVRVLMVEDDALIRSSLGLALADEGCEVVEADSAERALEVLAGTSVDVALLDIMLPGMNGVALCRTLRARGDLPIIMVTARTDTPDVIEGLEAGADDYVTKPLIAGELAARIRALLRRRMPGAGRQALAVGDLTIRLDTEVVHRGEAEIHLTPIEFRLLTELAQAGGAVVSREEPLRRVWGYDYFADTRLLDVHIRRLRRKVEPVPDQPSLVLTVRGSGYKAAGPV, from the coding sequence GTGAACGTCCGAGTGCTGATGGTCGAGGACGACGCGCTCATCCGCTCCTCGCTCGGTCTCGCCCTCGCCGACGAGGGCTGCGAGGTCGTCGAAGCGGACTCGGCCGAACGAGCGCTGGAGGTCCTGGCGGGCACGAGCGTCGACGTGGCCCTGCTGGACATCATGCTGCCCGGCATGAACGGCGTCGCGCTCTGCCGCACCCTGCGCGCCCGGGGCGACCTGCCCATCATCATGGTCACCGCCCGCACCGACACCCCCGACGTCATCGAGGGCCTGGAAGCGGGTGCGGACGACTACGTCACCAAGCCCCTCATCGCCGGCGAGCTCGCCGCGCGCATTCGCGCCCTGCTCCGCCGCCGCATGCCGGGAGCCGGGCGCCAGGCACTCGCCGTCGGCGACCTCACCATCCGGCTCGACACCGAGGTGGTGCACCGGGGCGAGGCCGAGATCCACCTGACCCCCATCGAGTTCCGCCTGCTCACCGAGCTCGCCCAGGCGGGCGGCGCGGTGGTCAGCCGGGAGGAGCCGCTGCGACGGGTGTGGGGTTATGACTACTTCGCCGACACCCGGCTGCTGGATGTCCACATCAGACGGTTGCGGCGCAAGGTCGAGCCCGTGCCGGACCAGCCCAGCCTGGTGCTGACCGTGCGCGGTTCCGGGTACAAGGCCGCCGGACCGGTATGA
- a CDS encoding SAM-dependent methyltransferase, producing MPNKAAATALGPMALAAAEQHLPAAQRLTDDPLAIHFLPAHIRIATRWRPLRALLHTATERQARGMWAAIACRKRYFDERTRAATAAGVEAVVNLGAGLDTRACRLPELTGIPVFEVDLPENINAKQRLLKRLPEAVPGAVRLVPLDFERQDLAAELQRRGYRLGSRTLFLWEGVTQYLTEDAVRGTLRFLSHAGAGSQLVFTYVREDFLDGRRSFDAENLFRAFVRKDRVWHFGLDPERVGDLLGEYGWRVTEQLGAAEHRSRYVEPTRRDLPVSELERCVHAVRTG from the coding sequence ATGCCGAACAAGGCCGCCGCCACCGCGTTGGGCCCCATGGCTCTCGCCGCGGCCGAACAACACCTCCCTGCCGCCCAGCGGCTCACCGACGACCCACTGGCCATCCATTTCTTGCCCGCCCACATTCGGATCGCCACCCGTTGGCGCCCGCTCCGGGCACTTCTGCACACCGCGACGGAACGACAGGCGCGCGGGATGTGGGCCGCGATCGCCTGCCGCAAGCGCTACTTCGACGAGCGCACCCGTGCCGCGACCGCAGCGGGGGTCGAGGCGGTGGTCAACCTCGGCGCCGGGCTGGACACCCGGGCCTGCCGGCTGCCCGAGCTGACGGGCATCCCGGTGTTCGAGGTGGATCTGCCGGAGAACATCAACGCCAAGCAACGCCTGCTCAAGCGCCTGCCGGAGGCCGTGCCCGGCGCCGTCCGGCTGGTGCCGTTGGACTTCGAGCGCCAAGACCTCGCCGCTGAGCTGCAGCGACGCGGTTATCGGCTGGGTAGCCGGACGCTGTTCCTGTGGGAGGGCGTGACCCAGTACCTCACCGAGGACGCCGTCCGCGGGACGCTGCGCTTCCTCAGCCACGCAGGGGCCGGCAGCCAGCTGGTGTTCACCTACGTCCGCGAGGACTTCCTGGACGGCAGGCGATCCTTCGACGCCGAGAACCTGTTCCGGGCCTTCGTCCGCAAAGACCGGGTCTGGCACTTCGGCCTCGATCCGGAGCGGGTCGGGGACCTGCTCGGCGAGTACGGCTGGCGTGTGACCGAACAACTCGGCGCCGCCGAGCACCGGTCCCGTTACGTCGAGCCCACCAGGCGTGACCTGCCGGTGTCGGAGCTGGAGCGTTGCGTCCACGCGGTGCGCACCGGCTGA
- a CDS encoding DUF3592 domain-containing protein, which translates to MTGRQWHSKHQPPRRSRWRGALMLLTGVAMLIGLMAGAVALEDRYLDLEANGKQVAGTVVEVHAGYRGTGDAVEVRFTVDGIPRVRSLNLDDTSPRYSAGDPITVLQDPADPERIAAPGVSNDPGWATLLMVLAVVLVVMLIPVGLAELFRRRVP; encoded by the coding sequence ATGACTGGGCGGCAGTGGCACTCGAAGCACCAGCCTCCCCGGCGCTCCCGGTGGCGTGGCGCGCTGATGTTGCTCACCGGCGTTGCCATGCTGATCGGGCTCATGGCCGGGGCCGTGGCCCTGGAGGACCGGTACCTCGACCTCGAGGCGAACGGCAAGCAGGTAGCAGGGACCGTGGTGGAGGTGCACGCCGGGTACCGAGGGACGGGCGACGCGGTGGAGGTGCGCTTCACCGTTGACGGCATCCCCCGGGTCCGCTCGTTGAACCTCGACGACACCAGTCCGCGGTACTCCGCCGGGGACCCCATCACCGTCCTGCAGGACCCCGCCGATCCCGAGCGGATCGCCGCCCCCGGGGTCAGCAACGACCCAGGATGGGCCACGCTGCTGATGGTCCTGGCCGTGGTACTGGTCGTCATGCTCATCCCCGTCGGTCTGGCGGAACTGTTCCGCCGTCGGGTGCCCTGA
- a CDS encoding three-helix bundle dimerization domain-containing protein: MDGNLDRVADRLTEEFRDSVPEQVVRGTVREATRDLDGQTAPAAMAEMLHRLAHYRLACRAAEPR; this comes from the coding sequence GTGGACGGGAACCTTGACCGCGTCGCGGACCGCCTGACCGAGGAGTTCCGGGACTCAGTGCCCGAGCAGGTCGTCCGCGGCACCGTGCGCGAGGCCACGCGGGACTTGGATGGCCAGACCGCGCCCGCCGCCATGGCCGAGATGCTGCACCGCCTGGCCCACTACCGGCTGGCCTGCCGGGCCGCGGAGCCTCGTTGA